From the genome of Gemmatimonas phototrophica, one region includes:
- a CDS encoding uracil-DNA glycosylase, with translation MSLPLCVAPPRALTNSTPPAIVDARDRLRRYLEQRRELGESEFVLDGLPVEDVLKLVGMRQGGSTRSRASTGTTSRGRETGAPPDGFDEPPPSHTEAAPKAVPPMAPAPPVPERRFDDQVSTDWRATLRNAGALRPGATPAVPPVPTANTDGSRKPPVAAAEAADAPRIPAASVQVTLPPWLDALGIPAGLEAGRLHVAEFSPHVASLPTLQDVVQHVAACTACGLHKGARHAVPGEGNPQAEFLCVGEAPGANEDEQGRPFVGEAGQLLTKILSAIQLSRDDVYICNVLKHRPPGNRDPLPDEVQACQPYLLRQIELVRPKVILALGRFAAQTLLQTTTGIGALRGKVHRFQGVPLIVTYHPAALLRNESWKRPTWEDVKLARRILDAARATSSGAE, from the coding sequence TTGTCTCTCCCCCTGTGCGTGGCGCCGCCGCGCGCGCTGACCAACTCCACCCCACCCGCCATCGTGGACGCCAGGGATCGGCTTCGCCGGTATCTCGAACAGCGACGCGAACTCGGTGAATCCGAGTTCGTGCTGGATGGGTTACCCGTGGAGGACGTGCTGAAGCTCGTCGGAATGCGCCAGGGCGGAAGCACGCGTTCCCGGGCATCCACCGGGACCACGTCACGCGGGCGGGAGACCGGCGCGCCGCCCGACGGTTTCGACGAACCGCCGCCATCCCATACTGAGGCCGCGCCAAAAGCGGTACCGCCAATGGCGCCGGCGCCTCCCGTTCCGGAGCGGCGCTTCGATGACCAGGTCAGCACGGACTGGCGCGCTACGCTACGTAACGCCGGGGCGCTCCGACCTGGCGCTACCCCGGCGGTACCACCGGTACCGACGGCAAACACCGACGGGTCGCGCAAGCCACCGGTTGCCGCGGCGGAAGCCGCGGACGCACCGAGGATCCCCGCTGCCAGTGTGCAGGTGACGCTCCCCCCCTGGCTTGATGCCCTGGGTATTCCGGCCGGGCTGGAAGCTGGGCGCTTGCATGTGGCAGAGTTCTCGCCGCACGTCGCGTCGTTGCCAACGCTGCAGGACGTTGTGCAGCACGTCGCCGCCTGTACCGCGTGCGGTCTGCATAAAGGGGCCAGGCACGCGGTGCCGGGCGAAGGCAACCCGCAGGCGGAGTTCCTCTGTGTAGGAGAGGCACCGGGCGCCAACGAGGATGAGCAGGGACGGCCGTTTGTCGGCGAAGCCGGGCAGCTGCTCACGAAAATCCTCAGCGCCATTCAGCTGTCACGCGACGACGTGTACATCTGCAACGTGCTGAAGCATCGTCCACCGGGGAATCGCGACCCCTTGCCCGACGAAGTGCAGGCCTGTCAGCCGTATTTGCTGCGACAGATCGAGCTGGTGCGACCGAAGGTCATCCTCGCGCTGGGCCGATTCGCGGCACAGACGCTGTTGCAGACCACCACGGGCATCGGTGCGCTGCGCGGCAAGGTACACCGCTTCCAGGGGGTCCCGCTCATCGTGACGTATCATCCGGCGGCGTTGTTGCGGAATGAATCCTGGAAGCGCCCCACGTGGGAAGATGTGAAACTCGCCCGTCGTATTCTTGATGCTGCGCGCGCCACCAGCAGTGGTGCGGAGTAA
- a CDS encoding DNA-directed RNA polymerase subunit omega, with translation MQVFTPKEVAKHAANKYLSVLIAAKFARVLNEFPRDRSINEKKLTTRALEELTSGEIDYKVVPRRRPSA, from the coding sequence ATGCAGGTTTTTACTCCGAAGGAAGTGGCCAAGCATGCGGCCAACAAGTATCTCAGCGTACTCATCGCCGCGAAGTTTGCGCGCGTGTTGAACGAGTTCCCGCGCGACCGCTCGATCAACGAAAAGAAGCTCACCACGCGGGCGCTCGAAGAGCTCACCTCGGGCGAGATCGATTACAAGGTCGTCCCGCGGCGTCGCCCATCGGCCTGA
- the gmk gene encoding guanylate kinase, whose translation MSAPSGGGKTTIARRLLERRTDLGYSVSCTTRAPREGEVDGRDYRFLSRDAFHTAVDRGEFAEWAEVHGNFYGTLRSEVERVLATGRHVLMDIDVQGARQFHTAFPDTVLIFVLPPSGEVLKARLSARKSEDRERLLVRLRNARAELGEVGRYHYVVVNDNLDRAVDQVSAIVDAEGLRHDRVHEVEAQVEGLIAQLEQEIHVFSKDD comes from the coding sequence TTGTCCGCCCCGTCTGGGGGTGGCAAAACCACAATTGCCCGTCGCCTGCTGGAGCGACGGACCGATTTGGGTTATTCTGTCAGTTGCACGACGCGCGCCCCCCGCGAGGGGGAAGTGGATGGTCGTGACTACCGTTTCCTCTCCCGGGACGCGTTCCATACCGCCGTCGACCGCGGTGAGTTTGCGGAGTGGGCCGAGGTACACGGCAATTTTTATGGGACACTGCGCAGTGAGGTGGAGCGGGTACTGGCCACCGGGCGCCATGTCCTGATGGACATCGATGTGCAGGGGGCGCGGCAGTTTCACACCGCGTTTCCGGATACGGTGCTCATTTTCGTGCTGCCCCCTTCAGGCGAGGTGCTGAAGGCCCGGCTGTCGGCGCGAAAAAGTGAGGATCGTGAACGACTGTTGGTGCGATTGCGCAACGCGCGGGCCGAGTTGGGAGAAGTCGGGCGGTACCACTATGTGGTCGTCAACGACAATCTTGACCGGGCCGTCGATCAGGTGAGTGCGATCGTCGATGCGGAAGGACTCCGGCACGACCGGGTCCATGAGGTCGAAGCACAGGTCGAGGGGCTCATCGCGCAACTCGAGCAGGAAATTCACGTCTTCAGCAAGGACGACTGA
- a CDS encoding YicC/YloC family endoribonuclease, with amino-acid sequence MIRSMTGYGQAEGTVGALRVVVDVRTVNHRFFSPSIKVPGAFGRWESDVREAMRLKVARGHVTLTARAERMADAPVAINEARFAAAAAQLKALVEANGLSGGVDLASVLRMPDVMAAPREEDDTGTVAELVGIVDAALDALQRARAEEGERLALVLRQRLEVIEGALSRIAARAPARIVAHRDRLRESVRELADGVAVDDVRLAQEIALLADRMDVAEELDRFQSHIVAFRATLNESEGEPVGKRLGFLLQEMLREANTTGSKAADAPILHEVVGLKEELERIREQVENLE; translated from the coding sequence ATGATTCGCTCCATGACAGGGTATGGCCAGGCGGAAGGAACGGTGGGCGCACTGCGCGTGGTGGTGGACGTGCGAACCGTCAACCACCGTTTCTTTTCGCCCAGCATCAAAGTGCCCGGGGCCTTTGGGCGCTGGGAGTCCGATGTACGTGAAGCCATGCGCCTCAAGGTCGCACGCGGCCACGTCACGCTGACCGCCCGGGCCGAGCGGATGGCCGATGCCCCGGTCGCGATCAATGAAGCGCGCTTTGCCGCCGCGGCTGCGCAGCTGAAGGCGTTGGTGGAAGCCAATGGCCTATCGGGCGGAGTTGACCTCGCCAGTGTGCTGCGCATGCCCGACGTGATGGCCGCACCGCGCGAAGAGGACGATACCGGCACCGTGGCGGAACTGGTTGGCATTGTCGACGCGGCGCTGGACGCGTTGCAACGAGCACGGGCCGAAGAAGGGGAGCGGCTGGCCCTCGTACTCCGGCAACGTCTGGAGGTCATTGAGGGGGCGCTGTCGCGCATTGCTGCCCGTGCCCCGGCACGCATTGTGGCCCATCGCGACCGGCTCCGCGAGTCGGTCCGCGAACTGGCCGACGGTGTCGCTGTTGACGACGTCCGCTTGGCGCAGGAGATCGCCTTGTTGGCGGATCGCATGGATGTTGCCGAGGAGTTGGACCGCTTCCAGTCCCACATCGTGGCGTTCCGCGCCACCCTCAACGAGTCCGAGGGGGAACCGGTCGGCAAGCGATTGGGCTTCCTGCTGCAGGAGATGCTTCGGGAGGCGAACACCACCGGTAGCAAAGCCGCTGACGCCCCGATCCTCCACGAGGTGGTTGGGCTCAAGGAAGAGCTGGAACGAATCCGCGAGCAGGTTGAGAATCTCGAGTGA
- a CDS encoding TonB-dependent receptor, whose translation MTVRMPGRCARQWVQRTVVALVTMVTLVAAGVSSVQAQVRPDTLRKSDSVRVSVPVPSPDSGAARRSPEADSSLRARARQVADSLAKVKAGDTIRSPLARFETPRNMETVDRLRWRGDSIMGSGAINLADLLDRVPGITTYRSGWFAGLHGASLNGDASRIRIFLDGVELDAVEPRNGGMLDLTDVPIWNLDEVVLERSPGEVRVWLRSKTVTSITPATRVDIFTGDLNTNAFRGFLARRWRNGAVLQLGGQQIATQSGRVSAFGGTEGSTRLRSDGESQSFYARVGWSRGKLSVDGFANSIGRERDAHTPRTDYLALPSFKGQRREGYLRVGYGDTTRGFWSQAIMNALRTKQQGRDTTIITDGDTVVVEGDTIRGQTQHVVAVGYRGSWWTASLTNRLRPRAGTLEQAPVARAQAQWWKLDAGAWVERNGRDSTDRTELFARVRPVPWLAVVVGRSSRSPDDTTGRPAASTLRAEAAVKVKRLWFGGGVIRDDATVYGTLPLLGPTPSVIAANPATGVTVSANGRLYKDVYVDVQAVSWDAAQYNRPKTQIRTEIALISEWRSKFPKGQFGFNARLIFDSRSGVPFFYGPDEDPLKWTTEPAQVATGLLEIRLQRGTLFYQYRNLTGGQYEQIRGITMPPAVQMYGVRWEFSN comes from the coding sequence GTGACCGTTCGTATGCCAGGGCGGTGCGCCCGCCAGTGGGTGCAGCGGACCGTCGTCGCTCTGGTGACGATGGTCACGCTCGTTGCCGCCGGCGTGTCGTCCGTACAGGCACAGGTGCGCCCCGACACGCTCCGGAAGTCCGATTCCGTGCGCGTCAGCGTGCCGGTGCCGTCGCCGGATAGCGGCGCCGCGCGGAGGTCTCCGGAGGCGGATTCTTCGTTGCGTGCGCGGGCCCGGCAGGTGGCTGACAGTCTGGCCAAGGTGAAAGCCGGGGATACCATCCGGTCGCCGCTGGCACGCTTTGAAACGCCGCGCAACATGGAGACGGTCGATCGCCTTCGGTGGCGCGGCGATTCCATCATGGGATCGGGGGCCATCAATCTTGCCGATCTGCTCGATCGGGTTCCGGGTATCACCACATACCGCAGCGGTTGGTTCGCGGGGCTCCACGGCGCGTCATTGAACGGAGACGCGTCGCGTATTCGTATCTTTCTCGATGGCGTCGAACTTGATGCGGTTGAGCCAAGAAATGGCGGCATGCTCGACCTCACCGATGTCCCCATCTGGAACCTCGATGAGGTGGTGCTCGAACGCTCGCCTGGGGAGGTTCGGGTCTGGCTTCGCTCCAAAACGGTTACGAGTATCACCCCTGCCACACGCGTGGACATCTTCACCGGTGACCTGAACACCAACGCATTTCGTGGTTTTCTCGCGCGGCGATGGCGGAATGGAGCGGTACTGCAGCTCGGCGGACAGCAGATTGCGACACAGTCCGGGCGCGTGTCGGCATTTGGCGGGACCGAAGGCAGCACGCGGTTGCGAAGCGATGGCGAGTCGCAGTCCTTCTATGCACGCGTGGGATGGTCACGCGGCAAGCTGAGCGTCGATGGATTTGCCAATTCCATCGGTCGCGAACGAGACGCCCACACGCCACGGACGGATTATCTGGCGTTGCCGTCGTTCAAGGGACAACGCCGCGAAGGGTATCTGCGAGTTGGCTATGGCGACACGACCCGGGGCTTCTGGTCACAGGCCATCATGAACGCGCTCCGTACCAAGCAACAGGGAAGGGATACGACCATCATCACGGATGGTGATACAGTGGTCGTGGAAGGGGATACGATCCGTGGGCAAACGCAACACGTGGTCGCGGTGGGATATCGCGGTAGTTGGTGGACCGCGTCGCTGACCAATCGACTGCGTCCCCGCGCGGGCACCCTTGAACAAGCACCGGTAGCCCGTGCCCAGGCGCAGTGGTGGAAGCTTGATGCCGGTGCGTGGGTTGAGCGCAACGGTCGGGACTCCACCGATCGTACCGAACTCTTTGCGCGCGTGCGGCCAGTACCATGGCTGGCGGTCGTGGTGGGGCGGAGCAGCCGGTCACCCGACGACACCACGGGGCGGCCAGCGGCCAGCACGCTGCGTGCGGAGGCTGCCGTGAAAGTCAAACGACTCTGGTTTGGCGGTGGCGTGATCCGGGACGATGCGACGGTCTACGGAACGCTGCCGCTGCTGGGCCCCACGCCGTCGGTGATTGCCGCCAATCCCGCGACCGGTGTCACGGTCTCCGCCAACGGTCGGTTGTACAAGGATGTCTACGTGGATGTGCAGGCCGTGAGCTGGGATGCGGCACAATACAATCGCCCCAAGACACAAATCCGCACGGAAATTGCGCTCATCTCCGAGTGGAGGAGCAAGTTCCCCAAAGGGCAGTTCGGCTTCAATGCGCGGTTGATCTTTGACAGTCGGTCCGGCGTGCCGTTCTTCTATGGGCCAGACGAAGATCCGCTGAAATGGACGACAGAGCCGGCGCAGGTGGCCACCGGCCTGCTGGAAATTCGACTCCAGCGCGGAACGCTGTTCTACCAGTATCGCAACCTCACCGGCGGGCAATACGAGCAGATTCGCGGGATCACCATGCCCCCCGCTGTTCAGATGTACGGCGTTCGCTGGGAGTTCTCGAATTGA
- a CDS encoding leucyl aminopeptidase yields the protein MPLTFSLAHLAPAAIETPLLAIILPADPTLIDALVDVDASLQGALARTLARRDFRGGKDETLLLVGGDGGAQRVLLVGRGSAPLTRTATRRAAAIAARQAGKLGTGAMHLYVPDVDAAAIEGLAIGAMAGSWSYPDLQTQPPEKDRRARLEQVTILAPDTADVRAAFEAGVAIGEGQNIAKRLGQMPGNYCTPDTFVEVGQEIALRHSMAITVLGRREMTDLQMGSFLCVAQGTSQEPRLVALEYRGGPADQQPVVLVGKGLCFDTGGISIKPAPEMEWMKFDMSGAGGVMGAMETIGRLKLPINVVGIIGSTTNMPSGEAVKPGDVVRASNGKTIEIINTDAEGRLVLADLLVFAKRYNPAIVIDAATLTGAIVIGLGANAVGVFSTDKAAADEVLAAGAAAGEAGWPMPMWDEYKEQIKSDVADMKNTGGRAAGSITAALFLQEFVDGYPFVHLDVAGTAYSQSDLGWIPKGPTGTPVGTFVEFVRARARQ from the coding sequence ATGCCGCTCACGTTCTCGCTTGCTCATTTGGCTCCCGCCGCCATTGAGACTCCGTTGCTGGCGATCATCCTCCCCGCCGACCCAACGTTGATCGATGCCTTGGTAGACGTGGATGCGTCATTGCAGGGGGCCCTGGCGCGCACGCTGGCGCGCCGGGATTTCCGGGGCGGCAAGGATGAAACACTTTTGCTCGTTGGTGGTGACGGTGGGGCCCAACGGGTATTGCTGGTGGGGCGTGGCAGCGCCCCTCTGACTCGCACCGCGACGCGTCGTGCAGCGGCCATTGCCGCTCGGCAGGCGGGGAAGCTGGGCACCGGCGCCATGCATCTCTACGTGCCCGATGTCGATGCGGCCGCCATTGAAGGGCTGGCCATCGGCGCTATGGCCGGCAGCTGGAGCTATCCTGATTTGCAGACGCAGCCCCCGGAGAAGGATCGTCGGGCGCGACTCGAACAGGTAACCATACTGGCACCCGATACCGCCGACGTGCGAGCCGCCTTCGAGGCTGGTGTGGCGATTGGTGAAGGGCAGAATATTGCCAAGCGGCTCGGACAGATGCCGGGCAATTACTGCACACCGGACACATTTGTCGAAGTGGGCCAGGAGATTGCCCTACGCCACAGCATGGCCATCACGGTGCTGGGGCGGCGCGAGATGACCGATCTGCAGATGGGATCATTTCTGTGTGTCGCGCAGGGGACCTCACAAGAGCCGCGTCTCGTGGCGCTGGAGTACCGGGGCGGACCTGCCGACCAGCAGCCGGTCGTGCTCGTTGGCAAGGGACTCTGCTTTGACACGGGCGGCATCTCCATCAAGCCGGCACCGGAGATGGAGTGGATGAAGTTCGACATGTCCGGGGCCGGCGGCGTCATGGGTGCGATGGAAACCATCGGCCGTCTGAAGCTGCCGATCAACGTGGTCGGTATCATCGGGTCCACGACCAACATGCCATCGGGTGAAGCGGTCAAGCCGGGCGATGTGGTACGTGCCTCCAACGGCAAGACCATCGAAATCATCAACACCGATGCCGAAGGCCGATTGGTGCTGGCCGACCTGTTGGTTTTCGCCAAGCGCTACAACCCCGCCATCGTCATCGACGCTGCCACACTCACGGGGGCTATTGTGATCGGCCTCGGCGCAAACGCGGTGGGGGTGTTCAGTACCGACAAGGCTGCCGCCGACGAAGTGCTCGCCGCCGGGGCCGCGGCCGGTGAAGCCGGCTGGCCGATGCCCATGTGGGATGAGTACAAGGAGCAGATCAAGAGTGATGTGGCCGACATGAAGAACACCGGTGGGCGTGCGGCCGGCTCCATCACCGCGGCGCTCTTCCTGCAGGAGTTTGTGGACGGGTATCCGTTCGTCCATCTCGATGTCGCCGGTACGGCCTATTCGCAGAGTGATCTGGGATGGATTCCGAAGGGGCCCACGGGGACACCCGTCGGGACCTTCGTGGAGTTCGTGCGGGCCCGCGCGCGGCAGTGA
- a CDS encoding Spy/CpxP family protein refolding chaperone, whose protein sequence is MTLRRAVWLGVAVMSLGPALMMAQSGPPAGQPPTREIRGRRADDPRRQELEKRFQQRVENMVRQRLQLTDEQAVKLREVASRAEGARRVLRRDEMQARQAMREELQAGDSANEARVVELLEQMPRLERRRLELLEQEQRELSRFLTPVQRARYFALQDELRRGMQELQRRRLGADSSGNPTAGTGTPYRRRPPAGIP, encoded by the coding sequence ATGACCCTGCGTCGCGCAGTTTGGCTTGGCGTGGCGGTGATGTCCCTGGGCCCAGCGCTCATGATGGCCCAGAGTGGGCCACCGGCGGGGCAGCCGCCTACACGCGAGATTCGTGGCAGGCGCGCCGATGATCCGCGCCGCCAGGAGCTCGAAAAGCGCTTTCAGCAGCGGGTGGAGAATATGGTCCGTCAGCGCCTGCAACTGACCGATGAGCAGGCGGTAAAGCTGCGCGAAGTCGCATCGAGGGCCGAAGGGGCACGTCGCGTGCTGCGGCGCGATGAAATGCAAGCCCGCCAGGCGATGCGTGAAGAGTTGCAGGCTGGGGATAGCGCGAATGAAGCGCGGGTCGTGGAGTTGCTGGAGCAAATGCCCCGGCTTGAGCGGCGGCGTCTTGAGTTGCTGGAACAGGAGCAGCGGGAGTTGTCCCGCTTCCTCACGCCGGTGCAGCGTGCGCGGTATTTCGCCCTGCAAGACGAGCTGCGCCGTGGCATGCAGGAGCTTCAGCGGCGGCGGTTGGGGGCGGATAGCTCGGGGAATCCCACCGCTGGGACGGGTACGCCGTATCGACGGCGCCCGCCAGCCGGCATTCCCTGA
- a CDS encoding zf-HC2 domain-containing protein: MTECRSPELQDLLPDYVAESLDDVGAARIASHVAVCQWCADDLAVLRLVRASRPRVAVPDVARIVAALPLAPASGPRLVREAGSLSAATSQRPLSPPSMHSRKGRGQVFGMSVWRLAATLGVVIAGGTSILVARRGVTTVQSPAASTLQVGESASVVAAQLAGKAHPETVAVAASVRPEAPDVSVSYGDLGDYTEAELQRMLDRLDRWDGATNTEPLPGVPMTPTSGGTAP; the protein is encoded by the coding sequence ATGACTGAGTGCCGCAGCCCCGAGCTGCAGGATCTGTTGCCGGACTACGTGGCTGAATCGCTCGACGACGTCGGTGCGGCACGGATTGCGTCACACGTGGCCGTGTGCCAATGGTGTGCGGATGACCTTGCCGTGCTCCGCCTGGTGCGGGCGTCGCGGCCCCGAGTGGCCGTTCCCGATGTCGCACGAATTGTGGCGGCGTTGCCGCTGGCCCCCGCCAGTGGCCCGCGACTGGTGCGCGAGGCCGGATCCTTGTCCGCAGCGACCAGTCAGCGGCCGTTGTCACCGCCGTCGATGCATTCGCGAAAAGGACGCGGGCAGGTCTTTGGCATGTCGGTGTGGCGCCTGGCGGCGACGCTCGGCGTGGTCATTGCCGGCGGGACATCAATTCTGGTGGCACGGCGCGGAGTCACGACGGTGCAGTCGCCGGCGGCCAGTACCCTGCAGGTGGGGGAGAGCGCGTCAGTGGTTGCCGCGCAGCTCGCGGGCAAGGCACACCCAGAGACCGTTGCCGTTGCTGCTTCGGTACGGCCAGAGGCACCGGATGTGTCGGTTTCGTACGGTGATCTGGGCGATTACACCGAGGCGGAGTTGCAGCGCATGCTGGACCGTTTGGACCGGTGGGATGGAGCAACAAACACGGAACCGCTACCCGGCGTCCCGATGACCCCGACCAGTGGGGGGACCGCACCATGA
- a CDS encoding RNA polymerase sigma factor: MIDATQQEDATVDGALIEQWKAGDQRAATALVERHAEALARFAGRLGVSDDVDELVQDTFIRAFSAMDTFRADSSLRTWLFTIERRLVIDRRRAQARRGHDVEIDDTHAASGFDALDALMADEAAQRVAGAMAQLTRMQRDVFTLRVQEGRSYKDIAEILGSTEGAARVHYHNAMRAVKEFLHD, from the coding sequence ATGATCGATGCCACCCAGCAGGAGGACGCCACGGTTGATGGCGCACTCATCGAACAGTGGAAGGCGGGCGACCAGCGGGCTGCAACGGCACTTGTCGAGCGGCATGCTGAGGCGCTGGCGCGTTTCGCCGGTCGGTTGGGAGTCAGTGATGACGTGGATGAACTGGTACAGGACACCTTCATCCGGGCCTTTTCCGCGATGGACACGTTTCGTGCCGATAGCTCACTTCGCACCTGGTTGTTCACGATTGAACGGCGCCTGGTTATTGATCGGCGGCGCGCGCAAGCGCGACGCGGTCACGACGTGGAGATCGATGACACGCACGCGGCCAGCGGGTTTGACGCGCTCGACGCACTGATGGCTGACGAAGCGGCGCAGCGCGTAGCTGGTGCGATGGCGCAGTTGACGCGCATGCAGCGTGACGTGTTCACGCTGCGGGTGCAGGAAGGACGGAGCTACAAGGACATTGCCGAGATCCTCGGATCTACCGAGGGAGCGGCACGGGTGCATTATCACAACGCCATGCGCGCGGTGAAGGAGTTTCTTCATGACTGA
- a CDS encoding glycerophosphodiester phosphodiesterase has protein sequence MPPSPRPMSIRAPAIIAHRGASRDFRENTMRAFQRALELEVDGIELDVHATRDGVLVVHHDASLPMHHGEAVERVPLVRLSAAELAEFRLPSGDPIPTLDEIFRAVGDRATVYVEVKAPNVEPMVAALLDQHPEVRSAVHAFDHRIPVGVRAIRPVTMIGLLSASYPLNVQGVISGSGATMFWQHADLIDERLVQAVHEAGLQIVAWTVNSARHARQLAAWGVDALCTDVPDEIRTALATGPSGAEAA, from the coding sequence ATGCCTCCTTCCCCCCGCCCAATGTCCATTCGCGCACCCGCCATCATCGCCCACCGGGGAGCCTCCCGGGACTTCCGGGAGAACACCATGCGTGCCTTTCAGAGGGCATTGGAGCTTGAGGTGGATGGCATAGAGTTGGACGTTCACGCCACCCGCGACGGGGTACTGGTGGTCCACCATGATGCCTCGCTGCCAATGCACCACGGGGAGGCGGTGGAACGTGTGCCGCTCGTTCGTTTGTCCGCCGCCGAACTGGCCGAGTTCCGACTGCCGAGTGGCGACCCCATCCCGACACTGGACGAGATCTTCCGGGCTGTTGGCGACCGGGCAACCGTCTATGTCGAGGTCAAGGCTCCGAATGTGGAACCCATGGTGGCGGCACTGCTCGACCAGCATCCGGAGGTCCGCAGTGCGGTACACGCCTTTGACCACCGCATTCCGGTCGGTGTTCGTGCCATTCGTCCAGTGACCATGATTGGGCTGTTGAGTGCGTCATACCCCCTTAACGTTCAGGGGGTTATATCGGGGTCGGGCGCCACAATGTTCTGGCAACACGCCGACCTGATCGACGAACGGCTGGTGCAGGCGGTACATGAGGCCGGCTTGCAGATCGTCGCTTGGACGGTTAACAGTGCGCGCCACGCGCGCCAGCTGGCGGCGTGGGGCGTGGATGCCCTGTGTACGGATGTGCCGGACGAAATCAGGACGGCGCTTGCGACGGGTCCGTCGGGGGCGGAGGCGGCGTAG
- the rpmA gene encoding 50S ribosomal protein L27, with amino-acid sequence MAHKKGVGSSRNGRDSNPKYRGIKKYGGEFVTAGNIILRQCGTKWHPGANVGMGTDYTIYSLVDGVVQFAHKNKKAYKVNVVPVEYVEETSEELVEA; translated from the coding sequence ATGGCACATAAGAAGGGCGTCGGCTCCTCACGCAACGGCCGCGATTCGAACCCGAAGTACCGCGGCATCAAGAAGTACGGCGGCGAGTTCGTCACGGCTGGCAACATCATCCTGCGTCAGTGCGGCACCAAGTGGCACCCGGGTGCCAACGTAGGTATGGGCACCGACTACACCATCTACTCGCTGGTTGATGGCGTGGTGCAGTTCGCCCACAAGAACAAGAAGGCGTACAAGGTCAACGTCGTCCCCGTCGAGTACGTCGAAGAGACGTCCGAGGAGCTGGTCGAGGCGTAA
- the rplU gene encoding 50S ribosomal protein L21, with protein MSYAIIRTGGKQFRAEPGKTLRIPSLLGDAGTAVEFNDVLIGSDGTQVRLGVPTLAGAKVTAEIVKHGLEDKIIVFKFKRRKNYARKQGHRQKFTEVRIKDITLG; from the coding sequence ATGAGCTACGCGATCATCCGCACCGGCGGCAAGCAGTTCCGTGCTGAGCCGGGCAAGACCCTTCGGATCCCTTCGTTGCTGGGTGATGCCGGCACGGCCGTCGAATTCAACGACGTCCTCATCGGCTCCGACGGCACGCAGGTCCGCCTGGGCGTGCCCACGCTCGCCGGCGCGAAGGTGACGGCCGAGATCGTGAAGCACGGCCTCGAAGACAAAATCATCGTCTTCAAGTTCAAGCGCCGCAAGAATTACGCGCGCAAGCAGGGCCACCGTCAGAAGTTCACGGAAGTTCGTATCAAGGACATCACCCTCGGCTGA